A single region of the Amphiprion ocellaris isolate individual 3 ecotype Okinawa chromosome 4, ASM2253959v1, whole genome shotgun sequence genome encodes:
- the LOC111563079 gene encoding striatin-like isoform X2, translating to MLEYALKQERAKYHKLKYGTELNQGDINPPSYNSDDGADRELPSPPSSSHQLSWKQGRQLLRQYLQEVGYTDTILDVKSQRVRALLGLTGDSGDKPSDGRTELMVNGTEPSSLKDSGVVSKPDMSDSATVLEAFKFIESAAAEFSDEDEDSDGRDKTILDLAVMVKKKQLSTPSSTMSDLSDDPDTEEALKDFDFLASPEELDGSPESSREWEKEDQPPLGDLAWDVDQGLIAQLKEQYRKERKGKKGVKRPNRSKLQDMLANLRDAEDLPSVTPTVIPPSRPSVSRLGEQEVGRPDDEAATFLPLAGKSFILGRVDEAVSNELGLGELARLTVTNEADNLAYDITNNKDALRKTWNPKFTLRSHFDSVRSLAFHPVEPVLVTASEDQTLKLWNLQKMAPAKKCAALDVEPIYTFRAHSGAVLSVTMSSSGEQCFSGGMDGTIQSWNTPNPNIDPYDSYEPSVLRGALCGHTDSVWGLVYSSAHHHLLSCSADGTVRLWNAADASPSLAVFNDGGELGVPTSVDLVSSEPAHMVASFSTGHIGLFNMETQQLVLKLESAGPPDAPCRINKVLSHPTLPITITAQEDRHIQFFDNNTGKLIHSMVAHLDSVTSLAVDPNGLYLMSGSHDCSIRLWNMETKTCIQEFTAHRKKFDESIHDVAFHPTKCYIGSAGADALAKVFV from the exons ATACCTGCAGGAGGTCGGATACACCGACACCATCCTGGATGTGAAGTCCCAGCGGGTCAGGGCGCTGCTCGGTCTGACAGGAGACTCTGGAGACAAGCCTTCGGACGGGAGGACCGAGCTGATGGTCAACGGCACCGAACCGTCCTCGCTGAAGGACAGCGGCGTGGTCAG TAAACCTGACATGTCCGACTCGGCCACCGTGTTGGAGGCCTTCAAGTTCATCGAGAGCGCTGCAGCGGAGTTCAGCGACGAGGACGAGGACAGCGACGGGAGGGACAAAACCATCCTGGACTTGGCGGTG ATGGTGAAGAAGAAACAGTTGTCCACTCCGTCCTCCACCATGTCCGACCTCAGCGATGACCCCGACACCGAGGAGGCCCTGAAGGACTTCGACTTCCTGGCGAGTCCGGAAGAGTTGGATGGGTCTCCAGAGTCCAGCAGGGAGTGGG AGAAGGAAGACCAGCCTCCTCTGGGGGACCTGGCCTGGGACGTTGACCAGGGACTCATCGCCCAGCTCAAGGAGCAGTACCGGAAGGAACGCAAGGGCAAGAAGGGGGTGAAGA GACCGAACCGGTCCAAGCTGCAGGACATGTTGGCCAACCTGCGTGACGCCGAGGATCTTCCCTCCGTGACGCCGACTGTGATTCCGCCCTCTCGGCCCAGCGTTTCCCGGCTTGGCGAGCAGGAAGTGGGCCGCCCCGACGATG AGGCAGCCACGTTCCTGCCGTTGGCGGGGAAGTCCTTCATCCTGGGCCGAGTGGACGAGGCAGTCTCCAACGAGCTGGGACTGGGAGAACTGGCCAGACTGACCGTCACCAACGAGGCCGACAACCTGGCCTACGAC ATCACCAACAACAAAGACGCTCTGAGGAAAACCTGGAACCCCAAGTTCACCCTGCGGAGCCACTTTGACTCGGTCCGGAGTTTGGCGTTCCACCCGGTGGAGCCAGTTCTGGTCACGGCCTCCGAGGATCAAACCCTCAAACTGTGGAACCTGCAGAAGATGGCGCCAGCCAAAAA GTGTGCTGCTTTAGACGTGGAGCCCATCTACACATTCAGAGCTCACAG CGGCGCTGTCCTGAGCGTCACCATGAGCTCCAGTGGTGAGCAGTGCTTCagtggagggatggatggaactATTCAGAGCTGGAACACCCCCAACCCCAACATCGACCCCTACGACTCGTATG AACCCTCCGTCCTGAGGGGGGCGCTGTGCGGTCACACCGACTCGGTGTGGGGTCTGGTCTACAGCTCGGctcaccaccacctcctctccTGCTCGGCCGATGGGACAGTCCGGCTGTGGAACGCCGCCGACGCCTCGCCGTCTCTGGCTGTGTTCAACGATGGAGGAG AGCTGGGAGTGCCAACCTCAGTGGACCTGGTGAGCAGCGAGCCGGCCCACATGGTGGCGTCATTCAGCACCGGACACATCGGACTCTTCAATATGGAGACGCAGCAGCTCGTCCTTAAGCTGGAGTCGGCCGGACCGCCAG ATGCTCCCTGCAGGATCAACAAAGTGCTGAGTCACCCCACGCTGCCCATCACCATCACCGCCCAGGAGGACCGACACATCCAGTTCTTCGACAACAACACAG gTAAACTCATCCACTCGATGGTCGCCCACCTGGACTCGGTCACGAGTCTCGCTGTGGATCCAAATGGACTGTACCTCATGTCAGGAA GTCACGACTGCTCCATCCGGCTCTGGAACATGGAGACCAAAACCTGCATCCAGGAGTTCACCGCCCACCGCAAGAAGTTTGACGAGTCCATCCACGACGTGGCATTCCACCCCACCAAGTGCTATATCGGCAGCGCCGGCGCCGACGCCCTCGCCAAAGTCTTCGTATGA
- the LOC111563079 gene encoding striatin-like isoform X3, giving the protein MRNRRYLQEVGYTDTILDVKSQRVRALLGLTGDSGDKPSDGRTELMVNGTEPSSLKDSGVVSKPDMSDSATVLEAFKFIESAAAEFSDEDEDSDGRDKTILDLAVMVKKKQLSTPSSTMSDLSDDPDTEEALKDFDFLASPEELDGSPESSREWEKEDQPPLGDLAWDVDQGLIAQLKEQYRKERKGKKGVKRPNRSKLQDMLANLRDAEDLPSVTPTVIPPSRPSVSRLGEQEVGRPDDEAATFLPLAGKSFILGRVDEAVSNELGLGELARLTVTNEADNLAYDITNNKDALRKTWNPKFTLRSHFDSVRSLAFHPVEPVLVTASEDQTLKLWNLQKMAPAKKCAALDVEPIYTFRAHSGAVLSVTMSSSGEQCFSGGMDGTIQSWNTPNPNIDPYDSYEPSVLRGALCGHTDSVWGLVYSSAHHHLLSCSADGTVRLWNAADASPSLAVFNDGGELGVPTSVDLVSSEPAHMVASFSTGHIGLFNMETQQLVLKLESAGPPDAPCRINKVLSHPTLPITITAQEDRHIQFFDNNTGKLIHSMVAHLDSVTSLAVDPNGLYLMSGSHDCSIRLWNMETKTCIQEFTAHRKKFDESIHDVAFHPTKCYIGSAGADALAKVFV; this is encoded by the exons ATACCTGCAGGAGGTCGGATACACCGACACCATCCTGGATGTGAAGTCCCAGCGGGTCAGGGCGCTGCTCGGTCTGACAGGAGACTCTGGAGACAAGCCTTCGGACGGGAGGACCGAGCTGATGGTCAACGGCACCGAACCGTCCTCGCTGAAGGACAGCGGCGTGGTCAG TAAACCTGACATGTCCGACTCGGCCACCGTGTTGGAGGCCTTCAAGTTCATCGAGAGCGCTGCAGCGGAGTTCAGCGACGAGGACGAGGACAGCGACGGGAGGGACAAAACCATCCTGGACTTGGCGGTG ATGGTGAAGAAGAAACAGTTGTCCACTCCGTCCTCCACCATGTCCGACCTCAGCGATGACCCCGACACCGAGGAGGCCCTGAAGGACTTCGACTTCCTGGCGAGTCCGGAAGAGTTGGATGGGTCTCCAGAGTCCAGCAGGGAGTGGG AGAAGGAAGACCAGCCTCCTCTGGGGGACCTGGCCTGGGACGTTGACCAGGGACTCATCGCCCAGCTCAAGGAGCAGTACCGGAAGGAACGCAAGGGCAAGAAGGGGGTGAAGA GACCGAACCGGTCCAAGCTGCAGGACATGTTGGCCAACCTGCGTGACGCCGAGGATCTTCCCTCCGTGACGCCGACTGTGATTCCGCCCTCTCGGCCCAGCGTTTCCCGGCTTGGCGAGCAGGAAGTGGGCCGCCCCGACGATG AGGCAGCCACGTTCCTGCCGTTGGCGGGGAAGTCCTTCATCCTGGGCCGAGTGGACGAGGCAGTCTCCAACGAGCTGGGACTGGGAGAACTGGCCAGACTGACCGTCACCAACGAGGCCGACAACCTGGCCTACGAC ATCACCAACAACAAAGACGCTCTGAGGAAAACCTGGAACCCCAAGTTCACCCTGCGGAGCCACTTTGACTCGGTCCGGAGTTTGGCGTTCCACCCGGTGGAGCCAGTTCTGGTCACGGCCTCCGAGGATCAAACCCTCAAACTGTGGAACCTGCAGAAGATGGCGCCAGCCAAAAA GTGTGCTGCTTTAGACGTGGAGCCCATCTACACATTCAGAGCTCACAG CGGCGCTGTCCTGAGCGTCACCATGAGCTCCAGTGGTGAGCAGTGCTTCagtggagggatggatggaactATTCAGAGCTGGAACACCCCCAACCCCAACATCGACCCCTACGACTCGTATG AACCCTCCGTCCTGAGGGGGGCGCTGTGCGGTCACACCGACTCGGTGTGGGGTCTGGTCTACAGCTCGGctcaccaccacctcctctccTGCTCGGCCGATGGGACAGTCCGGCTGTGGAACGCCGCCGACGCCTCGCCGTCTCTGGCTGTGTTCAACGATGGAGGAG AGCTGGGAGTGCCAACCTCAGTGGACCTGGTGAGCAGCGAGCCGGCCCACATGGTGGCGTCATTCAGCACCGGACACATCGGACTCTTCAATATGGAGACGCAGCAGCTCGTCCTTAAGCTGGAGTCGGCCGGACCGCCAG ATGCTCCCTGCAGGATCAACAAAGTGCTGAGTCACCCCACGCTGCCCATCACCATCACCGCCCAGGAGGACCGACACATCCAGTTCTTCGACAACAACACAG gTAAACTCATCCACTCGATGGTCGCCCACCTGGACTCGGTCACGAGTCTCGCTGTGGATCCAAATGGACTGTACCTCATGTCAGGAA GTCACGACTGCTCCATCCGGCTCTGGAACATGGAGACCAAAACCTGCATCCAGGAGTTCACCGCCCACCGCAAGAAGTTTGACGAGTCCATCCACGACGTGGCATTCCACCCCACCAAGTGCTATATCGGCAGCGCCGGCGCCGACGCCCTCGCCAAAGTCTTCGTATGA
- the LOC118469729 gene encoding uncharacterized protein LOC118469729: MVAALRPEEEEVPSSAKKEERSSDGEQEEERYGGVTAQTCCFVHTLQLVVNMIHKDASVIRLLEKVKAIVKQFRRSSVATEKLHHLCGLALIPSCVTRWSSTFQMVSRLLQVKDSVAQVADEMGWDCLLPSEWIRIAAVRDLLLPFADHTKTLQSDTVSLSLILPALLDLITHLSQFALESCHRDMCGLANKMKADLERRFSCFLHPSEARFSPLAAAACFLDPTVAGETLIEHSDDGVQEELLKEAEKYILSATASISATQRVDELKRDDGEPSRDVEEVPPERPRFKFLATKLSSSHQSKQPKANCAQQEVRKYKDELLSQQIPDFQHGLDFWLAQTSVAYVTLKPLALDLLAMPASQAFAERVFSITGDLTRACRNRARVILERSAFLKLNRDKIG, encoded by the exons ATGGTTGCTGCACTTAgaccagaggaggaagaggtgcCTAGCTCTGcaaaaaaggaggagaggagcagTGACGGAGAGCAAGAGGAGGAAAG gtATGGAGGCGTTACGGCACAAACATGCTGCTTTGTTCACACCCTACAACTGGTTGTCAACATGATCCACAAGGACGCTTCCGTTATTCGTCTGTTGGAAAAGGTAAAAGCCATTGTGAAACAGTTTCGTAGGTCTTCAGTTGCAACGGAGAAACTTCACCACCTCTGTGGACTTGCGCTAATTCCCAGCTGTGTGACAAGATGGTCCAGCACATTTCAAATGGTTTCACGCCTTCTTCAGGTGAAGGATTCTGTGGCCCAGGTTGCAGATGAGATGGGATGGGATTGTCTCCTCCCAAGTGAATGGATCAGGATAGCTGCTGTCAGAGATCTGTTGTTGCCCTTTGCTGaccacacaaaaacacttcagagtGACACAGTGTCGCTGTCTTTGATTCTGCCAGCCCTACTGGATTTGATAACTCACCTCTCCCAGTTTGCTCTGGAGTCTTGTCACAGAGACATGTGTGGACtggcaaacaaaatgaaagctgACCTGGAACGAAGGTTTAGCTGCTTCCTACATCCTAGTGAGGCCAGATTCTCTCCACTTGCAGCTGCAGCCTGCTTCCTTGACCCAACTGTGGCTGGAGAAACACTCATTGAACACTCAGATGATGGAGTCCAGGAGGAACTtttgaaagaagcagaaaaatacatcttaagTGCCACTGCCTCCATATCAGCAACACAGAGGGTGGATGAGTTGAAGAGGGATGATGGGGAGCCATCGAGGGATGTCGAAGAGGTGCCCCCAGAACGACCACGATTTAAGTTTTTGGCCACCAAGTTGTCATCCTCCCATCAGTCAAAACAACCCAAGGCCAACTGTGCTCAACAGGAAGTGAGGAAATACAAAGATGAGCTTTTGTCTCAGCAGATCCCAGATTTTCAACATGGCTTGGACTTTTGGTTGGCACAGACCTCAGTAGCGTATGTGACTTTGAAGCCTCTGGCTCTGGATTTACTTGCGATGCCTGCATCTCAGGCTTTTGCTGAACGAGTGTTCAGCATTACGGGTGACTTGACAAGGGCCTGTCGCAACAGGGCAAGGGTCATCTTGGAGAGAAGTGCCTTTCTAAAACTAAACCGGGATAAGATAGGATAA